In the genome of Bacteroidales bacterium, the window AAAATTTTTAGAAGGGAAGGAGATTTTTAATTTTTTCTTTTCAGCGTGGGACAGGCATACTCTTTTGCAAGCTTTGGTTTGTGTGCCGGCTTGCGGGGCTTGCCAATGTGTATGACTGTGATGCAAGGGCCTATATGTAAAGCGAATTGTATTCATTATCGTCACTCATTATTTTTACCTTTTAGCTTTGATAGTTTTGATTTAAACTCAATTTTGTATTGGATAATAAATGGTTACTTTAAATGTTTCATCTGTTTCTTCCATTATAACATCGTTCATGCCCATATCACGAAGCGTTTCGATAACGATTTTTCTTATACCAAGACCCTTATGTTCCATCAAACCAAAGTATTGTGCAAATTGGACTAATATAGGGTTTCTAGGATATTTCTGACCTGCCTTTATTTTTTCAATGGTTAGGGTGTTCGGTAATCTTCCGGCACTTTCTATTTCTATTCTATTACTGAATAAACGTATTTCGTTTTTTGCTTTTCTGGTATAATCACGGTGAATGATGCTGTTTACCACGAGTTCCCTGAGTATTTTTTCCGGAATTTTCCAATGCTTTACACGAGTAATGCCATCTCCTCCAATTTCCTCTATCGCCAATTTTTCTGATAAATGTTGCATAACATTATCTACTAAACCGCTTCGCTTCAATTCATTATTGTCAAATATTCTGCCCACAGGAGATTGGAAAATTGTATCTGATAGGCTATTCATTTCAATATCATCAGCAGGGTAATGTATGACACGAATACCATGCTGTGGTAAAAAACGTCCGGGATTTTTGCCAAAAAGAACAAGCCCGGTAATGCTGCACACTTTTGCATCAAAACTGCTTTCTACCAGTAAATCCAATTGAGATAGACGCAAACTAATTTCATTATCTTCTTTTAATTCATCACCAAAAACTGTTTTATAGAAGTGAATGAATAATTCTTTGTCAATATCATCCAAGGAAGAACCAGACACAGGTGCTATTTCAAAATGATAATAACCTGATTCCTGACTCATTCTTAGAATCTGATCTCTATCGGCTATACGGGATGTACTGCCAATACGGATGTAAATGGTTTCCCTATCGTTTTCCTTAACGGCATAGGGTTTTAAAATCCCTTGCTCAACAGTAATGATGGCTACTTTTTTTCCCTCAGGAGTTACAACCTCTTCATAAATTGGAATAATGGAAGGGGTGATGTATCTGCTAAAAACGGTATCCATTACCCATTCTTCACAGTTTGTCCGATTAAGGCCAACTATTTCTTTTGTTTTGTCGTCTATTCCTAAAAATATCTGACCACCTCTGAAATTACAAAAAGCCACGATTTCTTTAGCCAGCTGTTCGGGGCGAATATCATCTCTTTTAAATTCTACTTTAGAATTTTCAGGATTGGCTAATATTTCTAATAATTCCTGATACCGCATAATCTAAAAATTAAAAATTGTATTTTAATCTTCGCATTTCAAAGGCTTGTTTTCCGCCTTCCAATATCATTTCAACCATTGGCTTTAAATTCGGATTATCTATTGAGCCAATATGTTCATCTTTAATTAAAGCACTTCCTTGATCTATTTCCATTACAGCAATCCATTCCGCATCACCAAAAACAGGGATATTAGCATTGTGGGTGCTAAAAATAAACTGCCGTGTTTCTTTTTGATTTCTTAATTCACTGACGATATTTTCAGCTATAAAAGCATTATCCAGATTATCTTCCGGCTGGTCAATGATTAAGGGGTCTTTGCTTTCGAGCAATAGTAGGTTCAATATAGCAGTACATTTTTGACCGGATGAAAGATTTTTGATATCCTTAAAATTCAATTCTTCAC includes:
- a CDS encoding putative DNA binding domain-containing protein, yielding MRYQELLEILANPENSKVEFKRDDIRPEQLAKEIVAFCNFRGGQIFLGIDDKTKEIVGLNRTNCEEWVMDTVFSRYITPSIIPIYEEVVTPEGKKVAIITVEQGILKPYAVKENDRETIYIRIGSTSRIADRDQILRMSQESGYYHFEIAPVSGSSLDDIDKELFIHFYKTVFGDELKEDNEISLRLSQLDLLVESSFDAKVCSITGLVLFGKNPGRFLPQHGIRVIHYPADDIEMNSLSDTIFQSPVGRIFDNNELKRSGLVDNVMQHLSEKLAIEEIGGDGITRVKHWKIPEKILRELVVNSIIHRDYTRKAKNEIRLFSNRIEIESAGRLPNTLTIEKIKAGQKYPRNPILVQFAQYFGLMEHKGLGIRKIVIETLRDMGMNDVIMEETDETFKVTIYYPIQN